A single genomic interval of Granulicella tundricola MP5ACTX9 harbors:
- a CDS encoding VirB3 family type IV secretion system protein, which yields MTKRGEPLPINQALNRPRAKLGLDLSAWMAIVFVTVTVFLVGFRMLAILSFPMMAGGAWLIVRKHPKMFQLWGLSLGQKSYYDPRKY from the coding sequence ATGACCAAGCGGGGAGAACCGTTACCAATCAATCAGGCGTTGAACCGGCCAAGGGCCAAGTTGGGCCTCGACCTCTCAGCGTGGATGGCGATCGTATTCGTCACGGTAACGGTTTTCCTCGTGGGGTTCCGGATGCTGGCGATCTTGAGCTTTCCAATGATGGCGGGCGGAGCTTGGCTCATCGTCCGCAAACACCCAAAGATGTTTCAACTGTGGGGCCTCAGCCTCGGCCAGAAGAGCTACTATGACCCGCGCAAATACTGA